Proteins encoded by one window of Syntrophorhabdaceae bacterium:
- the bioD gene encoding dethiobiotin synthase, giving the protein MIKAIFVTGTDTGIGKTVVSASLAAFLSLEEHLDVGVMKPFESGVPKTDSSQTMRDASLLKKASGSADTILDINPYTFEAPLAPEIAARLEDTVIDIDVLTRQFDNLANRHDVLIVEGAGGVLVPIKRGFFFADLIKAWDIPAIIVSRLGLGTINHTLLTTLLLRSMGISVGGVILNDTDGATDPAVKTNPELLREYLNVPLLGIFPYLKEFAAHAIDREFLAQTFARHIDSEIVMRIVGVSP; this is encoded by the coding sequence GTGATAAAGGCAATCTTCGTAACAGGGACTGACACGGGCATTGGCAAAACGGTCGTATCTGCAAGCCTTGCAGCGTTCTTATCCCTCGAGGAGCATCTCGATGTGGGGGTCATGAAGCCTTTCGAGAGCGGCGTTCCTAAGACGGACAGTAGCCAGACTATGCGAGACGCCTCATTACTCAAGAAAGCTTCGGGTAGCGCCGACACCATCCTCGATATAAACCCCTACACCTTCGAAGCGCCCCTGGCGCCTGAAATAGCGGCGAGGCTGGAAGATACCGTGATTGACATTGACGTGCTGACAAGGCAATTTGACAATCTCGCAAACCGCCACGACGTCCTCATTGTCGAAGGCGCAGGCGGGGTTCTTGTTCCCATCAAAAGGGGTTTCTTTTTTGCCGACCTGATCAAGGCCTGGGATATTCCTGCAATTATTGTGTCACGGCTTGGTCTCGGCACCATCAACCATACACTTTTGACAACTTTGCTGTTGCGGTCTATGGGCATTTCGGTAGGCGGGGTGATTCTCAACGATACTGATGGCGCAACAGATCCGGCCGTTAAGACAAATCCCGAGCTACTCAGAGAATATCTCAACGTGCCACTGCTCGGTATCTTTCCTTATCTAAAAGAGTTTGCTGCCCATGCGATCGACAGAGAGTTCCTGGCACAAACCTTTGCCCGGCATATCGACTCTGAGATCGTTATGCGTATCGTGGGCGTAAGCCCCTAA
- the dusB gene encoding tRNA dihydrouridine synthase DusB: MLKIGGIELDYPVMLAPLSGVSDLPFRLINRSFGAPLAFTEMIDARALSHRDKRTRKMLASTVEDRPLGVQLLGAHEKYLMKAIEVLAEGEFDLIDFNAACPTPKVIRKGKGAALLKEPRTLHGMLRAIVDASKLPVTVKIRTGWDASSVNAREVALYAEDAGISALFIHGRTKDQGYSGAVDYRRIREVKDALRIPVIASGDNTSTAAIKKMFDETGCDGVLVARGCLGNPWIFRDALSFMQNGSPPVKPTMDERIATIVRHLDLVIQHHGEERGIGIFHKFFIWYTRGLRGTKPLRDKAFRTGTKSQILSVIEELRTLE; this comes from the coding sequence GTGCTTAAGATTGGTGGTATTGAACTCGACTACCCCGTGATGCTCGCTCCTTTAAGCGGGGTGAGTGACCTTCCCTTTCGTCTGATCAATCGTTCCTTTGGGGCGCCTCTCGCCTTCACAGAAATGATCGATGCAAGGGCATTAAGCCATCGGGACAAGAGGACCCGAAAAATGCTCGCGTCCACGGTCGAAGATAGGCCGCTTGGGGTGCAGCTTCTCGGCGCCCACGAGAAGTACCTGATGAAGGCCATCGAAGTTCTTGCCGAAGGAGAGTTCGACCTCATCGACTTCAACGCTGCCTGCCCCACACCCAAAGTAATCCGGAAAGGTAAAGGCGCCGCGCTCCTCAAAGAACCCCGGACCCTACACGGCATGCTCAGGGCAATCGTCGACGCGTCCAAACTCCCGGTAACCGTTAAGATCAGGACCGGGTGGGATGCATCGTCGGTCAATGCCAGGGAGGTCGCCCTTTATGCCGAGGATGCCGGCATCAGCGCACTCTTCATACATGGAAGGACAAAAGACCAGGGTTATAGCGGAGCCGTCGACTACCGGCGCATAAGAGAAGTCAAGGATGCCCTCAGGATTCCCGTCATAGCAAGCGGTGACAACACGTCGACAGCCGCCATCAAGAAGATGTTTGACGAGACGGGTTGCGATGGGGTACTAGTGGCCAGGGGATGTCTTGGAAATCCGTGGATATTCAGGGATGCCCTATCCTTCATGCAAAACGGGAGCCCGCCCGTAAAGCCCACCATGGATGAACGTATCGCCACGATCGTGAGGCACCTTGATCTTGTTATTCAACATCACGGCGAAGAGCGCGGCATCGGCATTTTTCACAAGTTCTTCATCTGGTATACCCGGGGATTGAGAGGCACCAAGCCATTGCGCGACAAAGCCTTCCGTACCGGGACAAAAAGCCAGATTCTCAGCGTCATCGAGGAACTTAGAACCCTCGAATAA
- a CDS encoding pyridoxal phosphate-dependent aminotransferase yields MIISRKIQKLIANQEGWTRRMFEEGLRIKREYGEQNVYDFSLGNPDTEPPEQVQKTLVETLAHPLKGMHRYMSNNGYEDVRSEIAAYLSEQHGVPFTATHIFMSTGCAGGLNILLKSILSPGDQVIVPSPFFWEFKNYIENHGGLMRLVQSKKDFQLDMEKLEKAINVKTKAILINSPNNPTGAVYTEETLKALAELLNRRRAQGQEIYIISDDAYKKIVYDGIRLPNLFQLYDLVFAVTSHSKDLALPGERIGYVAISPRIPEYELVVSALMISMRTLGFVNAPALFQRIAGMFQRTSVNIGEYEKKRDTLYEILMEGGFECVKPLGAFYMFPKSPIADEVEFVRMLQQEERIMVVPGRGFGKKGYFRIAYCVPIETIQKSAEGFIRTGKRYNLR; encoded by the coding sequence ATGATAATCTCGCGTAAGATTCAGAAGCTGATCGCCAATCAGGAAGGTTGGACGCGAAGAATGTTCGAGGAAGGGCTTCGGATCAAGAGGGAATATGGCGAACAGAATGTCTATGATTTTTCACTGGGAAACCCCGACACAGAGCCACCGGAACAGGTCCAAAAAACACTTGTCGAAACGCTTGCCCACCCCTTAAAGGGGATGCACCGATACATGTCCAACAACGGCTATGAAGATGTTCGGAGCGAAATAGCGGCCTATCTTTCCGAACAGCACGGTGTGCCCTTTACGGCGACACATATTTTCATGTCGACCGGCTGCGCCGGAGGACTCAACATCCTTCTCAAGAGCATACTCTCGCCTGGCGATCAGGTGATCGTTCCGTCGCCCTTCTTCTGGGAGTTTAAGAATTACATTGAAAATCATGGTGGTTTGATGCGACTTGTCCAATCGAAAAAGGATTTCCAGCTCGATATGGAGAAGCTGGAAAAGGCGATAAACGTGAAGACCAAGGCAATCCTCATCAATAGCCCGAACAACCCGACCGGCGCAGTGTACACGGAGGAAACCTTAAAGGCGCTCGCGGAACTTCTCAACAGAAGGAGGGCTCAGGGACAGGAGATCTATATTATCTCCGATGATGCCTACAAGAAAATCGTATACGACGGGATTCGCCTCCCCAATCTGTTTCAACTCTATGACCTTGTCTTTGCCGTCACGTCCCATTCAAAGGACCTCGCGCTTCCGGGGGAGAGGATCGGCTATGTTGCCATCTCTCCGCGCATTCCGGAATATGAACTTGTGGTTTCGGCGCTCATGATATCGATGAGGACCCTTGGGTTTGTCAATGCGCCGGCGCTTTTTCAGCGGATCGCCGGTATGTTTCAAAGAACGTCGGTGAATATCGGAGAGTATGAGAAGAAGAGAGATACACTCTACGAAATCCTTATGGAGGGCGGATTCGAATGTGTGAAGCCCCTGGGGGCGTTCTATATGTTCCCCAAGTCGCCCATTGCGGATGAGGTCGAGTTCGTCCGGATGTTGCAGCAGGAAGAAAGGATTATGGTCGTCCCGGGGAGGGGATTCGGAAAGAAAGGGTATTTCAGAATTGCCTATTGTGTACCCATAGAAACAATACAAAAAAGCGCGGAAGGGTTCATCAGGACCGGAAAACGTTATAACTTGAGGTGA
- a CDS encoding pyridoxal phosphate-dependent aminotransferase, with product MSISKSISHSMKSSSWIRAMFEEGEKLKKQYGPENILDFTLGNPITEPPKALKEELIKIIATENGGMHRYMTNSGYEFVREEIAGYCREKTRLPFSRDNIVMTVGAAGGLNVVFKALLDPGDEVIVPNPYFVEFMFYIGNHGGVIRPVDTKDDFHLDVGRMKDAITRKTKAILINSPNNPTGVVYNEEELKELAGVLKERRDKGQRIFLIADEAYRKLIYNGTVLPDVFNIYEDTIVVTCHSKDLGLAGERIGYIAASPSIKNIRPLMDAMIFSNRILGFINAPAIMQRVVGKFQNAKIDITEYQRRRDAIYEILVESGFEVIKPLGAFYIFPKSPMPDDIQFVRELQKHHILGVPGIGFGRSGYFRLAYCVDMDVIERSRKYFMEFSK from the coding sequence ATGAGCATATCTAAAAGTATCAGCCATTCGATGAAATCATCTTCTTGGATCAGGGCCATGTTCGAAGAAGGGGAAAAACTGAAGAAACAGTATGGGCCGGAGAATATACTCGATTTTACGCTTGGCAACCCCATCACGGAACCGCCAAAAGCTTTGAAGGAAGAGCTCATCAAAATCATTGCCACGGAAAACGGGGGTATGCACCGGTATATGACAAACAGCGGTTACGAATTTGTCCGCGAGGAGATAGCCGGTTATTGCAGGGAAAAAACAAGACTTCCTTTCAGTAGGGATAATATCGTCATGACCGTAGGCGCTGCGGGAGGGCTCAATGTCGTGTTCAAGGCGTTGCTTGACCCCGGCGACGAAGTGATCGTTCCTAACCCGTATTTTGTCGAGTTCATGTTTTATATCGGGAACCATGGCGGCGTGATACGGCCTGTGGACACGAAGGATGATTTCCATTTGGATGTAGGCAGGATGAAAGATGCCATCACCAGAAAGACCAAGGCCATACTCATCAACTCGCCCAACAATCCTACCGGCGTCGTATATAATGAGGAAGAGCTGAAAGAGCTCGCCGGGGTTCTAAAGGAGAGGCGCGACAAGGGACAGCGAATATTCCTCATAGCCGACGAGGCTTACAGAAAGCTGATCTATAATGGAACCGTTCTCCCCGATGTATTCAATATCTACGAGGACACCATTGTTGTGACCTGCCACTCCAAAGACTTAGGTCTTGCAGGAGAGCGGATCGGGTACATTGCAGCTTCGCCGTCAATCAAGAATATCAGGCCCCTCATGGATGCGATGATCTTTTCAAACAGAATCCTCGGTTTCATAAATGCGCCGGCTATCATGCAACGTGTTGTGGGCAAATTTCAGAACGCTAAGATCGATATTACGGAATATCAGCGGAGGCGCGATGCCATTTATGAGATCCTCGTCGAATCGGGCTTTGAGGTGATAAAACCTCTCGGGGCGTTTTACATCTTTCCGAAATCACCGATGCCCGATGACATTCAATTTGTGAGGGAACTTCAGAAACACCATATCCTGGGCGTTCCGGGTATCGGTTTCGGCAGGAGCGGCTACTTCAGACTGGCCTACTGCGTAGATATGGATGTCATCGAGCGGTCGCGAAAGTATTTCATGGAATTCTCAAAATAG
- a CDS encoding MoxR family ATPase, producing the protein MTSRTQGYSGSADYIASKPLMEIVNVAVALKKPLVVKGEPGTGKTLLAHSIAEALDKKLLIWNIKSTTKAKDGLYVYDTVQRLNDARFKDKDISDIRQYIKHGKLGQAFMSDVQVILLIDEIDKADVEFPNDLLNELDEMSFHIPELDEEVTAKHRPIVIITSNSEKELPDAFLRRCIFYYIEFPDNDMMEKIVRVHYPDIEVKVVKESLKRFYWIREMDGLRKKPSTSELLDWIKALTLGGVNIEKFTSELPFLGTLLKNEQDTERFARLSNAQGGAGFKRRF; encoded by the coding sequence ATGACAAGCAGAACGCAGGGTTATTCCGGAAGCGCTGACTACATAGCATCCAAACCCCTCATGGAGATCGTCAATGTTGCCGTCGCACTCAAAAAACCCCTCGTGGTAAAGGGCGAGCCGGGAACGGGCAAGACGCTTCTTGCTCACAGCATCGCGGAGGCGTTAGACAAGAAGCTACTCATCTGGAACATCAAGTCAACCACAAAGGCAAAAGACGGGCTTTACGTCTATGATACCGTTCAGAGGCTTAATGACGCTCGGTTCAAAGATAAAGACATCAGCGACATCAGACAGTACATCAAGCACGGAAAACTCGGGCAAGCCTTCATGAGCGATGTGCAGGTGATCCTGTTGATCGACGAGATCGATAAGGCCGACGTTGAATTTCCGAATGACCTGTTGAACGAGCTCGACGAGATGAGTTTTCATATCCCCGAACTTGACGAAGAGGTCACGGCAAAGCACAGGCCCATCGTGATTATCACGAGCAATTCGGAGAAAGAATTGCCTGACGCATTTTTGAGGAGATGTATATTCTATTATATCGAATTCCCCGATAACGATATGATGGAAAAGATTGTCAGGGTTCACTATCCGGATATCGAGGTCAAGGTTGTCAAGGAATCGCTCAAACGTTTTTACTGGATACGCGAGATGGATGGCCTGCGAAAGAAACCCTCCACCAGTGAACTTCTTGATTGGATCAAAGCGCTCACGCTCGGCGGAGTCAATATCGAGAAATTCACTTCTGAACTACCCTTCCTCGGGACCCTTCTCAAGAACGAACAGGACACGGAGCGGTTCGCCCGGCTTTCCAACGCACAGGGTGGAGCGGGGTTTAAGAGAAGGTTTTAA
- a CDS encoding DUF350 domain-containing protein, translating to MTKVFGNVVEMFVYSAVYMIIVLVSVKIIGAIFTTDFEKKVAEENNIALAIICACMLIGIAILVASVVK from the coding sequence ATGACGAAGGTTTTTGGAAATGTTGTGGAGATGTTCGTATACTCTGCCGTGTATATGATCATCGTTCTTGTCTCGGTAAAGATAATCGGGGCAATATTCACAACGGATTTTGAAAAGAAGGTCGCCGAAGAGAACAATATCGCCCTGGCCATTATCTGCGCCTGTATGTTGATAGGCATCGCCATACTGGTCGCCTCTGTCGTAAAATAG
- a CDS encoding redox-sensing transcriptional repressor Rex, translating into MAKYAKIPEATIRRLSNYLKCLADLETKNEKVASSAHIANICNVNAAQVRKDFAYFGEFGIRGMGYNVKELKRHIREILGINREWRIAVVGVGNMGSALLVYKDFLKQNYKIVAAFDIVPERVIGRISERVGRPIEILHIDMLNEVVKARNIEIGIITTPPQEAQKVADQLVAANVKGILNLSPAPVRTPENVKLRNLFFTSALDNLVYYLTN; encoded by the coding sequence ATGGCAAAATACGCAAAGATTCCGGAAGCAACGATACGGAGGCTTTCAAATTATCTGAAATGCCTTGCCGACCTCGAGACAAAAAATGAAAAGGTCGCCTCAAGCGCCCATATCGCCAACATATGCAACGTGAACGCGGCGCAGGTAAGAAAAGACTTCGCTTATTTCGGGGAGTTCGGCATCAGAGGAATGGGCTATAATGTCAAAGAACTGAAGAGGCATATTAGAGAGATTCTCGGCATCAACCGCGAATGGCGCATCGCGGTGGTCGGTGTCGGGAATATGGGAAGCGCCCTGCTCGTTTACAAAGACTTTTTGAAACAGAACTACAAAATCGTAGCCGCCTTCGACATCGTCCCGGAAAGGGTTATCGGGCGTATCTCCGAAAGGGTTGGCAGGCCCATCGAGATACTTCATATAGACATGCTCAATGAAGTGGTGAAAGCGAGAAACATCGAGATAGGCATTATCACCACACCCCCTCAGGAGGCACAAAAGGTTGCCGACCAATTGGTAGCTGCAAATGTGAAAGGAATTTTGAATCTCTCTCCGGCACCGGTACGCACACCTGAAAACGTGAAGCTGAGAAACCTTTTCTTTACCTCCGCGCTCGATAATCTCGTCTATTACTTGACGAACTAA